tctattaatactatatataagtataactagtaaaataactaaatttactttgtaaattgtaaacttGTAATGCAACAATGCGCGGGactattttctatgaatatgcCGTGatcacagatatgtataataactagatacccgacttcttatcaatgacgctggcagccatttacaacttgggcaaaatagtattatcagtacatatgtatatataattaaatatatatatgaataaatgtaaacattgccaaagttgcaaatggcgtcgggcatcataatttaataatgttgttgtatatggagtcgggtatctagttataaTACATATCTGTGGCCATGATTAATGATTGCCGTCATGGCGTCATGGCATCATGCTTAAATGATAAGACTAAAGACTACCGGTTTTTGATAAAGCAATAAGGCGTTCATTCATTGGCCCACTGAACTGAACTGAGTTTCGTATTCAGGCTACATGCGGCCGCGGACAAGGAAAAAAGTATGATGTGCACCcagagattttaaataattgttatttaaaatctctGCGTGcaccaaggtgtattgatacacCTTGACGTGCACCTATAAGATCTATGGTGGCATTATTGTTCTATGGGTGGCATAGAACAATATGATGGTGGTTACCCACCACAAGAAATGcggtaaaaatcaaaaatatcactTGACTTgttatcacgatttaagatagtatggtcaCAGAgatctattctgtggtatggttgcccatcgggCATCGACTACGTTAAAATGGCTTATCCGACGACCATTAATATGAATCACGGACTACTACAGTAGTAGTCCGTGATATGAATCTAGCAATCAGCTGTTTTTAATACTAAAGCGCTTTTAGTGGAAAAAATTAAGACTTTGCAGACTATTTTTACCTGCTAAGCTGtatatttaaatctaacatGGCAGaactgatatataaatataataatactttaaatagattaaacatattaattatcatttgatattttactatgttaatataatttaataatcaactatattgctataattttgtttattttttatattataataataaaaatggtatGTTGTGTACCTTTATGACcttataaggatttaaaaatgtatttgtttggtGTTCCTAAGACTTCTCCTTTAAGGGACAAGTGGGAAAAAGTTTTAGATGttagttttaaaactaattcTAAAGTATGCTGTTACCACTTCAAGAAAGAGGacgtactatcttaaatcgtgcttgTTATTAAAACTGGTCTTAAAGTTAACCGCCAGAGTGAGCTACACTATTcaattgtatgaataaaataagtagCATACatcaattaggtaggtagcCAATAGGTAGCTGAATTCTTAGCACCAGTGCTTCTCATTGTAAATAAGCgaacaaaaataaactgttttgaGCAATGAACTatgaaaatgtatcaattaattAGGAacaatattggtatttggtactCATTTTGTCacactttttttcaattttttgtttagacTTAATATGGACATTTTGCGACCGGAGCCGACAGGATAGCAAGATAATTCGCAAAATTTCAAGGTCAAGAAAACAATTGGTATTACTActacatatacgatatacctaatatttaattgtatttacacatacgattaatattatatttattaggcttcttcaacgatatatttttgaatatcgaTATCGTTTTTTTTGTGCGGTATTGAATCacaatatcgaaaaaaatgcaggtacctattttaataattattaaatattaataattaaataaatgcaatgttttctgcaaatattaaaatatcaacataccgtattattaggtatactattaccaaaagcaaaataaatgtaatacaaatatattaacataaaatatacttcgtAATAAAGGCTGTCAGACAATCTTCGCTCGTATTCAATATAGTTTATGATTAAtatgattgaattcaaatatacctATCACAAtaacattacagtgacttaagGCACGTCCAGACGGAGCAGTTTTTGCTGCGCAGCAAATACGCGTCCACACGGTGCGGCATTTATTTCCGGATTATCTTCCAGTAGACAATACTGATGATGCCGCGCGGCTTTGCCGAAAATACGTCCACACACACGCGGCATAGGCGAGCGGCACAAGCCGCGCGGCTTTCCTTTGATGTAGACCGCCTACTAGGCCGATCGGAAATTATGCCGCGCGGCATCAAAAAAAGCcgcagaaaatgtatttatgtattcacACTCATGCCGCGCGGCAAAAGCTGCTCCGTCTGGACGCGCCTTTAgatactcaatgacgaggtgtACAGTGTACTTGAGTAGTTGAGTACTTAACACTTATAAGGTATATTGACTCATGAGTACAGCAGCTATTTAGAACGGTTACCTcgttttcccgttttttttatttatgttttgaattgaatttaattattattccgtTTCGAAATAGATTACTGCGTAATGAATTGCGCATGACATTCTCATGATATATCTGGTTTTGACAACTAATAACTATACACAATTTATAGTcagttagatttttttatttgcttcctaaaatgaatattttgtcTGTATTACACTGCGTCCTAGCCCCTGTTTCTCTTCATGGGTTTAATACCGGTTATTTCATATTTGCTAAAGTAAGTTCAATAGGTATTCACCTGTTTGAAATAACGGTAAAGTTGAAATTGATatcaaaatcagaaaaaaaaaataccggtATCCGAGAGAGATATTGCAAAAAACATTTTCGGTTTTAAAATTGAAGGCCTGATGAAAATGGCTGAATTGATAATTACATGGtagaacacatattttattactgttataatttattttatatattttagattctgagcggagcgatgaatgtattgcttttacaatgatgtgtgtgtttttttttgtgtgtctttcatcaccttttaggacagtacctaaaaatgcttagattttcttcaacagtatcttttatgattggaaaatgaatctagttggtactttggggggggtcaaaagtaaaaatttcctagtagttttcaaaaacaccgtgaaaaacaaaagaaaaattaaggaaaaacgggaacttttacgcaaaatctgttttagaaaaaatcgattttggtttttggtgcaactcttaaacaaattaccatgggtacctacatgaaattttgactgaatcttatattattattttctatacaccataacattttccaaatattttgactttttgagttgtttacggacatttttttattttttttttttctataaaatatatcaatacaattttatttgttggttaaaaaagcttgaaaattaaatagaaggttcctattatatttttcaaaggcagatgaaaaaaaatcaaaaatccattaccacaatttttttttatgagcattgaaagttcaaatattgacaaaaaaagtaaaaattacgaaaatttgcaaattatttttagttagaaattcataaaaagaatctaagatttgaaaatgtaatacaagattcctcataaatttgtctgcctttatcaaaaaaaaatttttacaagaaagtcaaattaaatttttatgagcatttgaaatcagtgcttaaatcaaaaaaaataataccgtttaccgttatatatataaatattaaacgttatgatcgaatgactgtttaacattatatataattcaaacgttattcaacttaagNNNNNNNNNNNNNNNNNNNNNNNNNNNNNNNNNNNNNNNNNNNNNNNNNNNNNNNNNNNNNNNNNNNNNNNNNNNNNNNNNNNNNNNNNNNNNNNNNNNNCGTTTAaacgttataaaaatttaaacgttatgaagcgtttagcgttatctgatggatatagcttgtttcccacacaaaacagagtgattgaaaaatataatattacaaaaataaccataatatatattttacttatagttataattttataaatatttattttttttcaggcaattatatgtttcaatcgtttatcgtttctgtTTCGTTANNNNNNNNNNNNNNNNNNNNNNNNNNNNNNNNNNNNNNNNNNNNNNNNNNNNNNNNNNNNNNNNNNNNNNNNNNNNNNNNNNNNNNNNNNNNNNNNNNNNtttaacatcatccattacagtgacccactagtaacctactgtacagcagagtgacatcctcttacccaccttttttttttatttatatttttatttaatttttatctgtatttatatttgtaaatagtgttgataagtgtaaattataaaattaagaaacatTTGAACTCTTGTCTCCCCACAAGCTCAGATTTTTGGAGACAACATTTTTCACATGCCatttatttgtgttaaatttaatatgtaactattcttttgaaaaataacaataaatattattattataattaaaaaaaaataaaaataaatgtaattttacaaatatcattagattagaattttagataaaattagaACGCTtgcagtttaatatttttaaaagattattcAATGACtaatttacgaattttaatatgttttaccaAAATATTCGATATCCCAATAACTTTGGTGGTTGGAGTTCCTGTTGAGTAGTACAATAAATTGAATTCACAGTAACAGTGGTTATAAGTTGATGTTTATGAAATGCAGAAATTATTTTAGGTGATAATGTTGTCTGTATATCTGAATCTGAACACGACGAAGGTACACAGAGTGCTGTATTGATTTCGTTGCGTTGTATTTTCATCAAACCAGAAtcattctaaataaaaaataaacttattaagcTAATAACATAACTAGTGAAAAATTAAGACTATTGGTTGTTAAAAGTTATCCtactttattcaaaaattggtcaataatgaaatttatgattgaaatgaaatgaaatcgtatttattaattcataaaaccattttatagttttaagtaGAATAATTTCGATTTGTAACatcattttcattaaatttcagATGTTAAGTGATACGCGTGTTGCAATagtaaaatgatataataattatagttatcattggcgcaaatagggggggggggacttagtcccccccAAATGTCGGTCAAGTCCCCCAAAttcaaaatctagtaattagtactaatttttatattctctGGTACTAAGCAATATGGCCTATGGGAAGGGAGGCTTGAGTCCCCCCATAAAATTTTGTCAATTTGATAGTTATTATCGTACCATTCATACTCGAaagattgtaatattattttatccattCAGATATTATTAACCAATATAATTAGCTAATACTAACCGAATATCATTATATCGATACCTGTATAAattacgtaataaataataaataggtaatataaaaattgtttgtactaaattttgtaaaattattataatattaaatataatactataagtttgattacatattatttaattttatttatttcagatttCAGGAATATAGTtgatcgaataaaatattaaagttggaatatatatgtataactaaCCTTAGTAGATTCCCACACAGAGTCTGTTGGATTTAGATTAGAAGGTGTTATGTTGTTATAATTTGGATACAATTTCGCAGTAGGTAAAAAACGAATACTTATAATGCAATATTGAGGACTTAATTCCAAATCAGTAGTAACAGTTTTTAAACATTCATCAAAATTTCCAAAGTCAAAAGATCTCCCAGCTAAGATCCCCGTAGGAAATTTAGATGACGCGTCATACactgaaaatacaaatatttattttaaaatttcattctgaataatataaatagtaaaacaaaacaaaccgataaatatgtacaaatggATAATACACGATTTAACATTAACAATGATACAATTGCAGGCTACAGTGTTCGTCATGACAGAATCCTAGGGGtgcctaaataaattattttgcgaTTAAGCGACGTACCTACGAGAAATTAAACAGTTAGCATATAccttgatacataatattttaattttttgttgaatttatgtCATATACCATAAATGAAAATCAATAGGAACACTCATTGGAAGAACTCATTACACAATTACAAATTGTTcgctatattaatatagttttacttCTATCATCCAGtagtattatacaactatacaagtataaaactccatattatacaataatcttTGTAACTGTGTAAACAACTTCTGATTCATAATACTGTGAATATTAAACGATATATCAAGCCCTAACACGGGGACAATATagaatctatagtattattttcacCGTCTCACCAATGAAAATAATCcaatgtaacattatattatttaaattatttcttctccctccatataataatataataggtacctgtataataatttattcaaacattttgttcAAGTAACTATATCGATTATAGgacaacatacaaattattgGCCCAAACATAATTTGCcggaattataatatgttttaattttgcattaataatacataacatatgGGTAAGTACAATATGTATGTTACCATATAAGACtctacgtaggtaggtacttaaacacACGCAATTATCTAccaaatataatcaataatgaaCGTatgaacttaatatttaataataatataaaacagagCAATgagtacatttaaaattgaaaaattacatcatTGTTTACAATAGGTAGCTGTTATATTGTTCTCAATTCTCGGGGGGTAGGGATAAAGtacatgtttattataaaaaatcttattaattttcttcacttgcttgatataatttttttatttgtaaaatttaaacgcTTGGTATAGCGCatactgtataaaattattatgatcaaactaatataatataagcttacTTTGAATCGCCCACAATTTAAGGTCTCTCAACCCTTCTCGATACTCCAGTCCATGACGTTTGCACACTATCCCTCCATCAGGCGTGTATTCGTCCAAAGCGTCGGACAAAATTTTCGTAACCCATAGCTGCGACTGAAAATTTGATTGGCTGTAAACGGCCAACACAGACGTCATCAAGAATattgtcaacataatattgcTATCCGTCATTTCTTATCGCACACACGATGTCCATACGGCAAGTACTCGTACTGGACTCATCTATAACTGTGTttagttaaaaacaatacaatcgCATAATATAGTCAAGGAAAACGGCATTGCACACGATCGAGTTTAACGgaattttccaataaaaatgCCTTTACTATTACTTAATGTTTTCAGTTAAAGCTTAAcggtatactattattgtgtatattgaCGTAAcagttaaaatcaatatttttatacacattataaaatagtataatgttgaattgttccatattatattatatatttttgtaaaaaaataaatcgattcCAGAAGACACGTTAAGAAAATAACTATGGTCTATATCTAACACAAGTATCGAAGTAAGTGTAATGTGTACATAAGATGAATACATACAGACttgtagataataaaattattatttttattcatatttaggtaggtttatggtactatttgtatttgtatgtgtttttataataaatggttcAGGTAGTAAAActgtagtaaatatataatttaagttttatatttttttccttaaataaATAGGTTAGGTAACTACTAAtctcaacaaaattattaaattttgtttaagtttccttaattaaacaaaacaaaaaaattataataaatctaaaaataaatgtcttataagatatattaatgTTGCACATTCTAACCAGTTTTTTAacagtcataagtcataactaaggAGTATAAGGCGAAGTTCCGGTTATATGGCAATGAACAGAATAAATTCAGTGCACGTAATTGCAAAGAGCAATATAAAAGGTAATTTTTGAGTTCTTAAATcatgtaaacaaataaattcacGTCATTCCTTAGTCGATTGGGTacataaaaacaacataatgtTTAATACCAAGCATATTGTTGCACTACGATTaccaataaaacaattaatatcgtAAAcagaaatatgatattattaaaatttaaaatatattttttatatattgtttttattaactattacctacataatatgtttattacaattataccaGAATAAATCGTTAACTTTAAACACACATTGAAGTTCCACCAGTTGAGGAATTCTTTGTTCTAGGAAACAtgtcttttttattttcttcattaTTCTTTCATTATTCTGATAAAATATCTGTAACagattgtgtaataaaaaaactttaaactcAAATTATGATCACATAAAAGGGTTGCTgaaatatataagttaataatttaactacaggcacgtataggtaattaataataagtcaatGAACTTTAAAtggaattatataaattggGCTGATAAATAACGAATGGCCAGCGGTGAatgttttaatcattatttataatcgaTATGAATGCAACAAAACCAGTTTATAACATAGGCCctctaatattatcatatttaaatgtattctaatatttacaaaatatacctagttttacatatataactaaatattaacatacatttatattttggttgagcttttttttcatcaataattaaaactttttattaataaaataaatgttgagcGTTATCacattcaatgaataatatatacctaattaccttcatattacctaactataataatgtaccatGTCCATAactattacctacattaaaattttGACTTTTAACTATGAACATGATCTAATTGGCTAtttcctatttaaaattatgttttacattatttacataatgaatcattgttatttttctgaatatttatgaaacgatatattatggttataatttataaatgataacttATGTAAGAATGTGTgtctattaatatcaatatttcatattatactttaacaacagacacaattaaaataatatagtataagttattatttattgtgtatcaaAACAAGAAcatattgtaaacattatttattatttaattatagtttactGAAAACAGTAtgtgtaatatttgaaatttaatttgctCGTAAGTCGTAGGAAGATGATTGCCATCAACAAACTAGtcattgcaaaatatttttgaatgaattTATACATGTATTGTAGATTTACTCATATGTAGTGGATAGTAACTAACCGTGTGCAGTGAAGGATAAATAGGTAAGTGTTTAACATTAGTGGACACGAGCGCTAATTTATGctaccaataattattgttcttaaataatattcatttgaaaattaaaaaaatatatcatacagcTGAGGTTTTCGTAATGAATTTGTGAAATTAACTAAaaggtaaaaaatgtatttttaaagtttttataaattaaaataatcttcaTTAATAGGTACTTCGTACATTGTGAGTAAGTGACAATGTCTCCTATAAATTTTATGAAACAAATCTAATgggtatacttataatttaactaaaacttAATAGAATAAGTTTGttgttatagactatagttgaCAAATTTAGCACTTTAGCAGCgacgattaataattatagtggtACTGGTTTAATTACTCCTCATACCCAAATACTGATGAAAATCTTAACGCTTTATGCATTCATCAAATTCTGTTatcatcagtatattatatattagggtGATTTGCCAAGCACCCTTTTCTATTGTTTCCTTTAGTATAGTGAATTTATTctgaattttggaattttagaCTGAGCAGAACAaagatgtattgattttacaataatacaattaggtatgtgtttttttttatttgtctgtCGTCACCTTTTGGGGCTGTAAAAATACTTATCTGTAACTTCGGGAgatcaaaagtaaaacattCTCAGCCGTTTTCAAAAACgtagtgaaaaacaaaaaaaaagatttgaaaGCCGGcaattttacgcaaaaccaatttgtgacataattgattttgttttttgctgtaatttaaaaacgaatagccgttgatactttaatttttcaCTTCAATTAAATTCATTGAGTAGATTACTgaaatccaaatattttaaaaatattgaacaacatttttatagatttttgaagttcaaatgtttacaaaactatagatatttaaacaaaaaataacaatcttAGTTATTCTATTGTAATTTAACATTGTTATTCTTGGGTACCTAATTGAACCTTTtgaagtataacattatattttatacacataataacattttttaatgtaatgttttcggaaaaaaattaattcaacctagtATAAATTACTCCactagcaataatatcataaaatatatttagtaatataggctAACGCCTGACAGACTGTCTTCCCttagaatcatttttcatatacaatataatatggttctatcattgaattcaaatcaaaTGTAACACGTTCATTATTAAAGTGACCCACACAACACGTAAAGTGCATTTGAGCCGCTGTATCCACTTTCCAACCTAGTATTGCTAACTagtaattacctacatttttatgcATAAAATGTACAGCCTGCATATAAAAGGACACggttctcatttaaaaacaaacttgAACCATCTCTCACATGATTATTCTTAAATggtaaaaaatctaattattccAAAATATGGTAATTTagtgtgtaaaaatttaaaaatcagaattaaaaaaaaacattgaaagagggtgagcatgcttgatgaatcactctctataatatatactaaggCGAACAGCATgacatacaacattttttatgtcgcaaatttatttaaactacaCACCACGCGAACTCATTGTTGagttattaatcatatattcgCATATATCTCGCgtattttaagattataatataagtatataggtactaaagtaACCGATAATTAATGTTGTCCGTGTTAAATGGTAATTTAAACCGATTCAAATAAGATATTCAGAGCACCTTGTAAAAACTAAATGCATAAACATTCCGTTCGAGATGATAAACGGGCgcgtaccatataatattatagtctcctTGGGAGCTCGGACCAGGCAAACTGTATCAGGTATCCCTATCGTGTACTTGACACGGTTATAAtcaaagatattttattgtttacgcTATCCTTCATACGTTTACTTATGAAAGGTCATAACTATTGAACGTTACACTGTTGGTAttagtgttatatattatgtagacatATGATCTGCATATTATGTGCCATGAGCCGAAagatattgtacataataatattaggtataggtagtcaaataatattatatcaacgtCAATCGTACCGGGTTTACTTGAATGTATATCCACGCTATgctattctaaaatattaaaatgcaaatttagtCATATCGACTTACAAGCCATAATGTATGTAAGGATGTGAATAGTGTAACACCataactaagataatattatttcctaatattatagtttcctACTTTTACAACGttcgttatattttaatatgattaatgatataataaatgtattgttacatataaaatgtctatattatattcttaccgTTAAACAGTGATACTATTAAAAGCAAAATCCCATGTGGAAGTATGACAAAATGTATACTTGCTTAGGTATAGTAACGTacagataacaataaaaaataaaaaacgattgtatttaaaaaaaaaataaaattatcaacaataatttattacgaaaacgtttttttattCAGACAAGCTTGCTCTAGTCGTTGACTATTGTGGACAAAATGTTGTGGCACGTTGGCAATTAATAATGACGCTGAAGAGTGGAATCGTGATCCAGTTGCACACGTGAacgacaaataatttaaaagttaaataataaaaacaaatttatttttcgattttgacagtggttt
This portion of the Acyrthosiphon pisum isolate AL4f chromosome A1, pea_aphid_22Mar2018_4r6ur, whole genome shotgun sequence genome encodes:
- the LOC100571774 gene encoding uncharacterized protein LOC100571774, producing the protein MTDSNIMLTIFLMTSVLAVYSQSNFQSQLWVTKILSDALDEYTPDGGIVCKRHGLEYREGLRDLKLWAIQMYDASSKFPTGILAGRSFDFGNFDECLKTVTTDLELSPQYCIISIRFLPTAKLYPNYNNITPSNLNPTDSVWESTKNDSGLMKIQRNEINTALCVPSSCSDSDIQTTLSPKIISAFHKHQLITTVTVNSIYCTTQQELQPPKLLGYRIFW